One genomic segment of Petrotoga sp. 9PW.55.5.1 includes these proteins:
- a CDS encoding TRAP transporter substrate-binding protein, which produces MVKKFLIVTLLALTVFSVSLFPMQKQGDKIILRASDDHVWEYPTVQGLDIMARLVNMWTDGRIEIKIYPSAVLGSEKETIEQTQMGIIDINRTSISPLTSLYDKLNVIALPYLYRDREHMWKVLNGEIGQGILEELEQVGLVGLAYMDSGARSFYAKKPIYSPEDMNGMVVRVQKSELMMDVVTALGAKPTPMAFEEVYTALQTGVIDAAENNPPSYLETSHYEVAPYFSLDEHSMVPEMIYMSKVTWDKLSEEDRKIIKMAAQAAQEAQIKLWIEQEKLALEKVEESGVTIIHPDKQPFVDAMEKVYQKYGSDYAELIEQIQSMK; this is translated from the coding sequence ATGGTGAAAAAGTTTTTAATTGTTACTTTGCTAGCATTAACAGTATTTTCTGTAAGTCTTTTCCCAATGCAGAAACAAGGAGATAAAATCATTTTGAGAGCTTCTGATGATCACGTTTGGGAGTATCCAACAGTTCAAGGTTTAGACATTATGGCCAGATTAGTTAATATGTGGACAGATGGAAGAATAGAGATAAAGATCTATCCTAGCGCAGTCTTAGGGTCTGAAAAGGAAACTATTGAACAAACCCAAATGGGGATAATAGACATAAACAGGACATCTATATCTCCTTTAACTTCTTTGTATGATAAACTAAACGTTATAGCCCTTCCTTACCTTTACAGAGATAGGGAGCATATGTGGAAAGTATTAAATGGTGAGATTGGACAAGGTATACTTGAGGAATTAGAACAGGTTGGTTTAGTGGGACTAGCATACATGGATTCGGGAGCAAGAAGTTTTTACGCAAAAAAGCCTATTTATTCTCCTGAAGATATGAATGGTATGGTTGTTAGAGTTCAGAAGAGTGAATTAATGATGGACGTTGTAACTGCTTTGGGAGCCAAACCAACTCCCATGGCTTTTGAAGAAGTGTATACAGCCTTGCAAACTGGAGTAATAGATGCCGCTGAAAACAATCCCCCAAGTTATCTTGAAACTTCTCATTATGAAGTAGCTCCATATTTTTCACTAGATGAACATTCTATGGTTCCTGAAATGATATATATGAGTAAGGTTACGTGGGATAAATTATCAGAAGAAGACAGAAAAATTATAAAAATGGCAGCTCAAGCAGCCCAAGAGGCTCAAATTAAATTGTGGATTGAACAGGAAAAGTTAGCTTTAGAAAAGGTCGAGGAATCAGGAGTTACAATTATTCATCCCGATAAACAACCATTTGTAGATGCGATGGAAAAGGTGTATCAAAAATATGGATCAGATTATGCAGAACTAATCGAACAAATTCAATCAATGAAATAA
- the aglA gene encoding alpha-glucosidase AglA: MPIKISFIGAGSVRYTVKLVGDLVKTKELNGSLVSFMDIDEERLNAVENLTKRYTQEIGGDLKFEKTINREESLKDADFVINTALYRAPGHEDGYVSYEIMRDVADRYGYYRGIDSQEFNMVSDYYTFTNYNHLKMSLDIAKSVEKLCPNAWLIQTANPVFEITQLIKRLTNVKVVGFCHGVGGVHEVFKALGLDEKEIDWQVAGVNHGIWLNRFLYKGEDGYTILDKWIEEESKNWEPKDPWDTHLAPAVIDMYKFYGLLPIGDTTRNCNWKHHNSLEAKKKWYGKFGAIDNEVERPKFYEELRQIKRQIIQVSKDPKIKITENWPEEFPKEKLSGEQQISFINALTNDVEARLFLNVLNNGTIKSIPDDVVVEVPVTVNKNGIIPEKIEPDLPEKIKKYYLIPRITRMEMAIEAFTTGDRKILEEVLVRDPRTKDYNAIPKLWDEIFNLPFNKEMKEHYKSYNQ, encoded by the coding sequence ATGCCCATAAAAATATCTTTTATAGGAGCAGGTAGTGTAAGATACACAGTTAAATTAGTAGGAGATTTAGTTAAAACAAAAGAATTGAACGGAAGCTTAGTTTCTTTCATGGATATAGATGAGGAAAGATTAAATGCTGTAGAAAATTTAACCAAAAGATATACTCAAGAAATAGGTGGGGATTTAAAATTCGAAAAAACAATTAATAGAGAAGAATCACTTAAAGATGCAGATTTTGTAATAAACACAGCCTTATATAGAGCACCTGGTCATGAAGATGGGTATGTAAGTTATGAAATAATGAGAGATGTTGCAGATAGGTATGGATATTACAGGGGGATAGATAGTCAAGAATTCAATATGGTTTCTGATTATTACACGTTTACTAATTATAACCATTTAAAAATGTCACTCGATATAGCAAAATCCGTTGAAAAACTATGTCCCAACGCATGGCTTATTCAAACAGCTAACCCAGTTTTTGAAATTACTCAGCTAATAAAAAGACTAACAAACGTTAAAGTTGTAGGATTTTGTCACGGAGTGGGAGGAGTTCATGAGGTTTTTAAAGCATTAGGGTTAGATGAGAAAGAAATAGATTGGCAAGTAGCTGGAGTAAACCATGGAATTTGGTTGAATAGATTTTTATACAAAGGTGAAGACGGTTATACTATATTAGACAAATGGATAGAAGAAGAATCAAAAAATTGGGAACCTAAGGATCCATGGGATACTCACTTAGCCCCTGCTGTTATAGACATGTACAAATTTTATGGATTATTACCCATAGGAGATACAACAAGAAACTGCAATTGGAAACATCACAATAGTTTAGAAGCAAAAAAGAAATGGTATGGAAAATTCGGGGCTATAGATAACGAAGTAGAAAGGCCAAAATTCTATGAGGAATTAAGACAAATTAAAAGACAAATTATACAAGTTTCAAAAGATCCAAAAATAAAAATAACAGAAAATTGGCCAGAGGAATTTCCAAAAGAGAAATTAAGTGGAGAACAACAAATATCTTTTATAAACGCATTAACAAACGATGTAGAAGCAAGACTATTTTTAAATGTATTGAACAACGGAACAATCAAGTCTATACCAGATGATGTAGTTGTAGAAGTCCCGGTAACGGTAAATAAAAACGGAATAATTCCCGAAAAAATAGAACCTGATTTACCAGAAAAAATAAAGAAATATTATTTAATTCCAAGAATAACAAGAATGGAAATGGCTATAGAAGCATTCACAACAGGGGATAGAAAAATTCTTGAAGAAGTCTTAGTTAGAGATCCTAGGACAAAAGATTATAACGCTATTCCTAAATTATGGGATGAAATATTCAATTTGCCTTTTAATAAAGAAATGAAGGAACATTATAAAAGCTATAATCAATAA
- a CDS encoding TRAP transporter small permease produces the protein MNKIFETVDKIFFAILGGGLLFNVAITFSQVVARYLFNSPLVWQEELSGVTMMYLVVIGTTWGIRKSIHISVSVVSNILFKKVPIVPDILEILSYIFYSILAIFQGFQLAHLTRFQKLPTLGVKQSYIYGIIPVSGIIMLYFVFEKIYELWKIKRGDKV, from the coding sequence ATGAATAAAATTTTTGAAACAGTGGATAAGATTTTTTTTGCAATTTTAGGTGGGGGGTTACTGTTTAATGTGGCCATAACATTTTCGCAAGTTGTTGCAAGGTATCTTTTTAACTCACCTTTGGTATGGCAAGAAGAATTATCAGGTGTTACTATGATGTATCTAGTAGTGATTGGAACAACGTGGGGGATTAGGAAATCTATTCATATATCAGTTTCTGTTGTTTCGAATATTTTATTTAAAAAAGTTCCGATTGTTCCAGATATATTAGAAATTTTAAGTTATATATTTTATTCAATTTTGGCTATTTTTCAAGGATTTCAATTAGCTCATTTAACAAGATTTCAAAAATTACCAACATTAGGAGTAAAGCAAAGTTATATCTATGGAATAATTCCTGTTAGTGGAATCATTATGCTTTATTTTGTTTTTGAAAAAATCTATGAGTTATGGAAAATTAAGAGGGGGGATAAAGTATGA